In Solanum lycopersicum chromosome 3, SLM_r2.1, the genomic stretch TCGAATTCCCTGAAAAAACTGTTTATTTTTACCCATCTCCTCCTTCTATTGAACGGCATGGCTCTGTCAAGAAGCTTCATACCTCTTCTTTAGGATCTTCTTTTAAGGGTACCGTCAAAAAACTATGTTCTCTTTTTGAATCTCGTAAACCATCCAATTTACAACCTCAAAGCCCTACAAAGCCTGCAAAATCATTTAATTCTGATTCTAGGGTTCCGTCTTTTGGATGTACCTTGCCTGGAACAGAGGACTCGGTTGTGATATATTTTACTAGTCTTCGTGGGATTAGGAGAACGTTTGAGGATTGTTATACGGTTAGAATGATTCTTAAGAGTTTTCGGGTCAAAATTGATGAAAGAGATATTTCAATGGATAGTGCGTATAAAAAAGAACTGCAGAATGTTTTGGGTCCGAAGAATGTGACTTTGCCCCAAGTTTTTATTAAAGGGAAGTATGTTGGAGGGGCTGAAGTGATCAAGCAATTGAATGAAGTGGGCGAGTTGTCCAAGTTGTTAAGAGGATTACCTCTTAGGCCACCTGGGTATACTTGTGAAGGATGCGGGGACATGCGCTTCTTACCTTGCTCCAATTGTGATGGCAGCAGAAAATATTTTGATGAGGATGATGGACAGCTCAGGAGATGTCCACAGTGCAATGAAAATGGCTTGGTTCGTTGCCCTCTTTGTTGTTCTTGATGATTTGCATAGTGTTGTAGTTAACTATTACAGCCTGCTGCCTATAGTTTTCGGTTTGTGCAGGTAGTATTTGAGGTTGAATAGCCTTTGCCTATCTAAGGCAAAAGAAATGGTTGTTTAGTTTTTAAATTGACATATAAATGATTGCTATGTATATATTGCTTGGAAAACTTCATTCCGTGGGATGGAGGATGGCTTTTTCATCCCCGTATAGTCATGTAAATTTGCCATCAAATCGATGGTCTGGTTTTTGATTGACAACCTAGTTGCTTTGTTTAGCAGCAGTTGTGAAATTGAAATAAAGTTCCTTGTTGCAAAGGGATATCACAGTTTGCATTATGTATAGTGAACATCTCTAATTATGTTTCTATCCGGAAACCAATGCCGGTCTCATCACCAACCTATAATGATGATTTATAGTTATGTGCTTTAATGCACCATGTATTCTTTTTGGACGACGCCACATGTGTCTTATTTAATTCTAAAGGCATATTATTTGTTGCCTGCACTGTTTCATCAAAATATGTGCAAATGATGGATGTATCTCTGCGTTGGTAGTAGTTTACTTCTTATGTGATGCACTGTTAGTGTatgcaaattttaaaattaagatgCATCTGCATTGGTAACAAATGATCTTAAGGAAATAGATTGTGGGTATCTTGATGTACAGATGTGTAGAGAATTTAGGTGTCTGTCATTTGGGCGAATAGTTTTAGGCATCCATCTTGATTCAAATCTTCTTGCAAGTTTGCCTATTGAACGTGCATTCAAAATTGTTTCTGGATAATATTGGCTAGTCTCTCTTCAAGAGGAAGTGCCAGTAATGCCAACTTGTCGAGTTGAAGACAGGAATCCTAGTGGGATTCAACACGGGTTTTTGGTGATATTACTGTTAAAAGGATTTCAAAAGAATGTAATATTAGCATTAGAAAGGAATAAAAGGTGTTTCTTCTGGTGACAGTTTAGGATCGAGGCATGAAGGGTTCAGATGATGACTGAAGCATAGAATATGGATCTAAATTGGTCTATAAGATTAAGTTgggaattttaattaaataccCAAAATGATTATATTTAACTGCCAGTATACATATTGTTCAACCTATATTTGAGTTGTATTCATAATGGATTATACAGTTAGGATGGGTAAAAATGGGTTACCCAATGATAAATGTAATTCCCCTGACCCAGCCTTTTCCTTA encodes the following:
- the LOC101265209 gene encoding uncharacterized protein At5g39865 yields the protein MDRFRDDEIHKPKSAIMFNRSMTLHNAANPIEFPEKTVYFYPSPPSIERHGSVKKLHTSSLGSSFKGTVKKLCSLFESRKPSNLQPQSPTKPAKSFNSDSRVPSFGCTLPGTEDSVVIYFTSLRGIRRTFEDCYTVRMILKSFRVKIDERDISMDSAYKKELQNVLGPKNVTLPQVFIKGKYVGGAEVIKQLNEVGELSKLLRGLPLRPPGYTCEGCGDMRFLPCSNCDGSRKYFDEDDGQLRRCPQCNENGLVRCPLCCS